One part of the bacterium genome encodes these proteins:
- a CDS encoding GNAT family N-acetyltransferase — protein sequence MSYKFEHLTPQTWNDFAALFGERGACGGCWCMVWRMSNAEFQKNKGEGNRKAMQRLVKKELPIGLIMYKDVIPVGWCAFAPREEYIRLAASRIFKPVDEKPVWSISCFFIHKDYRKQGLSEKLIRQVIVSAKKMGVQILEAYPSDPYDAGVPAPFVWTGLTSAFVKAGFKEVARRSKTRPIMRYVVKTTDSNK from the coding sequence ATGTCCTACAAATTCGAACATCTCACACCACAAACATGGAATGATTTTGCCGCGCTGTTTGGTGAACGCGGCGCATGCGGAGGATGCTGGTGTATGGTTTGGCGCATGTCTAACGCGGAGTTTCAAAAAAATAAAGGCGAAGGCAATCGCAAAGCCATGCAACGATTGGTTAAAAAAGAATTACCAATCGGTTTGATCATGTACAAAGACGTTATTCCGGTGGGATGGTGCGCATTTGCACCGCGGGAGGAATATATACGGCTTGCGGCTTCACGCATTTTCAAACCCGTTGATGAAAAACCCGTGTGGTCAATTTCATGTTTTTTTATTCACAAAGATTATCGTAAACAAGGTTTGTCGGAAAAACTCATCCGGCAAGTCATCGTATCGGCTAAAAAGATGGGGGTTCAAATTTTAGAAGCGTATCCCAGTGATCCGTATGATGCCGGTGTACCCGCGCCATTTGTATGGACAGGGTTGACTTCGGCTTTTGTCAAAGCCGGGTTCAAGGAAGTTGCACGCCGGTCCAAAACGCGCCCTATCATGCGCTACGTTGTAAAAACGACCGACTCAAATAAATAA
- the amrS gene encoding AmmeMemoRadiSam system radical SAM enzyme, translating into MIEAKFYRKEADHIVCELCPRMCKIQEGAEGDCWGYKNIDGKLYSFNYGKIVTAVYDPMEKKPFFHYYPNSTILSLAPNGCNMRCKFCQNHDVALNKKETKDISLQTILDYSGKSHSIGVAYTFTEPLIWYEFLIDSMRKLKGIGQKNILITNGYLNQKPIEDIIPYIDAMNISVKSMNPETHERLTESKLEIVLNSIKSAFGKTHLELTYLLIPGESDSTEDVGNFVDFVAGINKDIPVHFKRFFPHHKMTSQPMTPNETMVRTYKLATQKLSYVYLTDTDIDGVSDTFCPNCKRLIIKRRDYQSNLGGMRGSNCKFCGHRIFIKF; encoded by the coding sequence ATGATCGAAGCGAAATTTTACCGTAAAGAAGCCGATCATATCGTCTGTGAACTATGCCCTCGTATGTGTAAAATACAGGAGGGTGCGGAGGGCGACTGCTGGGGATATAAGAATATTGACGGTAAATTGTACTCTTTTAATTACGGTAAAATTGTTACAGCCGTTTACGATCCGATGGAGAAAAAACCATTTTTCCATTATTACCCCAATTCCACCATTTTATCGCTGGCACCTAACGGTTGCAACATGCGTTGCAAATTCTGCCAAAACCACGATGTGGCATTGAACAAAAAAGAAACAAAAGATATATCTCTGCAAACGATCTTGGATTATTCCGGAAAGAGTCATTCTATCGGCGTGGCTTATACGTTTACGGAACCTTTGATATGGTATGAATTTCTGATTGACTCCATGCGTAAGCTGAAAGGTATCGGACAGAAAAATATCTTGATTACCAACGGATATTTGAATCAAAAACCTATCGAAGACATTATTCCGTACATTGACGCGATGAACATCAGCGTCAAATCTATGAACCCGGAAACGCATGAACGATTAACGGAAAGTAAACTAGAAATTGTACTCAATTCCATCAAATCCGCATTCGGGAAAACGCATTTGGAATTGACGTACTTGTTGATCCCCGGTGAATCCGACAGCACGGAAGATGTCGGCAACTTTGTTGATTTCGTTGCGGGAATCAACAAAGACATACCTGTACATTTTAAACGTTTTTTTCCACACCACAAAATGACCTCACAACCCATGACGCCCAATGAAACGATGGTGCGAACATACAAACTGGCTACACAAAAGCTGAGTTACGTATATTTGACGGATACGGACATTGACGGTGTCTCGGATACATTCTGCCCCAACTGTAAACGTTTGATCATCAAGCGGCGCGATTACCAATCCAATCTCGGCGGTATGCGCGGTTCCAATTGTAAATTCTGCGGCCACCGCATTTTCATTAAATTTTAA
- a CDS encoding DNRLRE domain-containing protein: MPSEEITDENGNVIPVDSMNITENSQIRLVGSKYYGSAGAITAQLHTIQKNWSSSDLYWSRFEKGTDYNTTPASTQTFSALNEFDTVRISVPKDTVIQWLKTRNDTSTTVPKRNRGVIIDFDAASNFIQQFYSARVTTVSGGIATLDFEKAPRLEIKYSWAIDRNKNGVYDGDNEFGSSVFYVAPVFISGVYSGGYHGFVYRDRNPQPVNTITVGGGLPYHSVLKFKTDRLPKNLTINSAFLIMHTDPVGNLYRTTGDSIVIRSYFSLSDTSDWKAGEMNVDEAISSSDNTRDDTLRLNISDMLQSWATNPKSNLGLMLTNQFSLNGNFNPLYRVRFYNNPSDRDNSPKIIIYYTQSPQ; this comes from the coding sequence ATGCCGTCCGAAGAAATTACTGATGAAAACGGCAATGTCATTCCGGTTGACAGCATGAATATTACCGAAAATTCACAGATCAGGCTTGTAGGTTCAAAATACTATGGATCTGCTGGAGCCATTACAGCACAACTCCATACTATTCAAAAAAACTGGTCATCCAGTGACTTGTATTGGAGTCGTTTTGAGAAAGGTACAGATTACAACACTACACCAGCTTCCACTCAAACATTCAGCGCTCTTAACGAATTTGACACCGTAAGAATTTCCGTACCCAAAGACACAGTTATTCAATGGCTTAAAACACGAAATGATACAAGTACTACCGTTCCTAAACGCAATCGTGGTGTTATCATTGATTTTGACGCCGCATCTAATTTTATTCAGCAATTTTACAGTGCACGCGTAACAACCGTTTCCGGAGGAATCGCAACTCTTGACTTCGAAAAAGCACCGAGATTGGAAATAAAATATTCATGGGCGATTGATCGAAATAAAAACGGAGTTTACGACGGCGACAACGAGTTCGGTTCTAGTGTTTTTTATGTTGCACCGGTTTTCATTAGCGGCGTATATAGTGGCGGTTATCATGGATTTGTATATAGAGATAGAAATCCTCAACCAGTTAACACAATTACCGTTGGCGGGGGGCTTCCTTATCACTCGGTTTTGAAGTTTAAGACGGATAGACTCCCTAAAAACTTAACCATAAATTCAGCTTTTCTTATTATGCACACCGATCCTGTTGGAAACTTATATCGTACTACAGGCGACTCGATTGTTATACGGAGTTATTTTTCGCTATCGGATACCAGTGATTGGAAAGCCGGTGAAATGAATGTTGATGAAGCTATATCTTCCAGCGATAATACCCGTGATGACACTTTACGGCTAAATATTTCTGATATGCTACAATCATGGGCGACTAACCCAAAAAGTAATTTGGGGCTTATGCTTACAAATCAATTCTCGTTGAACGGTAACTTTAATCCGTTATATCGCGTCCGTTTTTATAATAATCCGTCCGATCGCGATAATTCTCCAAAAATAATCATTTACTATACTCAGTCACCGCAATAA
- a CDS encoding DoxX family protein: MFKKMIETSDDLALTVLRIVSGSVILMHGLQKLLGWFGGHGVTATMQAFEAWFGMPYVVTLLVILSDSLGAICLIAGAATRFMAASILSVMIGAILLVHGRWGFYMNWYSEKRGEGFEFHLLVIVIMIVLIMRGGGLWSVDRWLMKKL; the protein is encoded by the coding sequence ATGTTTAAAAAAATGATTGAAACATCAGATGATTTGGCGCTGACGGTTTTGCGCATAGTTTCCGGGTCGGTTATTCTGATGCACGGCCTACAAAAACTTTTGGGTTGGTTTGGCGGGCACGGTGTGACAGCAACAATGCAAGCTTTTGAAGCATGGTTTGGTATGCCGTACGTCGTAACTTTGTTGGTTATTTTGTCTGATTCGTTAGGAGCGATATGCCTTATTGCCGGCGCTGCAACACGCTTCATGGCGGCGTCCATTTTATCGGTAATGATCGGAGCTATCCTACTGGTGCACGGTCGTTGGGGGTTTTATATGAATTGGTATAGTGAAAAGCGGGGGGAAGGATTTGAATTTCACTTGTTGGTCATTGTTATAATGATCGTTCTCATTATGAGGGGTGGTGGTTTATGGTCGGTAGATCGGTGGTTGATGAAAAAACTCTAA
- the purE gene encoding 5-(carboxyamino)imidazole ribonucleotide mutase, producing the protein MAQKILIGVVMGSDSDWEVMKYAVEQLKAFKIPYEARVVSAHRTPELLFSYATSAQERGLRCIIAGAGGAAHLPGMLASKTIVPVLGVPVPSRYLKGLDSLLSIVQMPKGIPVATFAIGESGAANAALQAIAILATTDDALAKKLSAFRESQTRKVLQLKLPK; encoded by the coding sequence ATGGCTCAAAAAATTCTTATCGGCGTGGTTATGGGAAGTGATAGCGACTGGGAAGTGATGAAATATGCGGTAGAACAACTCAAGGCATTCAAAATCCCATATGAAGCGCGCGTGGTTTCAGCTCATCGTACACCGGAACTTCTCTTTTCTTATGCGACTTCCGCTCAAGAGCGTGGATTGCGTTGTATTATTGCCGGAGCCGGTGGAGCTGCCCATTTACCGGGCATGTTAGCTTCCAAAACTATTGTCCCGGTTTTAGGTGTGCCTGTACCTTCGCGATATTTAAAAGGCCTGGATTCGCTTCTTTCGATTGTACAGATGCCCAAAGGTATCCCCGTGGCTACGTTTGCGATCGGTGAATCCGGCGCCGCAAATGCGGCTTTACAGGCCATAGCCATCTTGGCAACGACGGACGACGCTTTAGCAAAAAAACTTTCTGCTTTTCGCGAATCCCAGACCCGAAAAGTTTTACAACTCAAGTTGCCAAAATAA
- a CDS encoding 5-(carboxyamino)imidazole ribonucleotide synthase has product MIKPGSTLGMLGGGQLGRMFTMAAHAMGYRVIVLDPDPQSPAGHIADRHLTADYHEAEALHILRTECSAITTEFENVPADTLEILSHHCFIRPSAKAVSVTQDRLHEKSFLRIHQIPTNKFAAIRTESDIDEAVHFVGLPAILKRNRYGYDGKGQYRVRTIQDVRDAFRAMHDAPCILEEMLNFEKEVSVVLARAVDGSITEYPTGENIHENGILDMTIVPARITEATDTQARTIARQVAEKLDYHGVLAVEMFVMPDGRVLVNEMAPRPHNSAHYTLDACITDQFEQQVRVLCGLPAGDPTLLTPVVMVNLLGDLWGSQQPHWEKLFSHTHVKLHLYGKSEARPGRKMGHFNILDRNIENAIALGRQLKKDIAYETR; this is encoded by the coding sequence ATGATTAAACCCGGCTCTACTCTTGGTATGCTCGGCGGCGGCCAGCTTGGACGCATGTTTACCATGGCCGCTCATGCGATGGGATATCGCGTCATCGTGCTTGACCCGGATCCGCAGAGTCCTGCGGGACATATCGCTGATCGCCATCTCACGGCCGATTATCACGAGGCTGAAGCCCTTCATATCTTACGTACGGAGTGCTCTGCCATTACTACGGAGTTTGAAAACGTACCGGCCGACACGCTTGAAATATTATCACATCATTGCTTTATCCGCCCATCCGCTAAAGCCGTTTCCGTTACACAAGACCGATTGCACGAGAAATCATTTTTACGTATTCATCAAATCCCGACGAACAAATTTGCTGCGATACGCACAGAGTCAGATATAGATGAAGCCGTACACTTTGTCGGTCTACCCGCAATTCTCAAACGTAATCGTTACGGTTATGACGGCAAAGGGCAATACCGTGTTCGTACGATCCAAGATGTCCGGGATGCTTTTCGTGCCATGCATGATGCACCGTGCATTCTTGAGGAAATGCTCAATTTTGAAAAAGAAGTATCCGTTGTACTTGCCCGCGCGGTAGATGGAAGCATCACAGAATATCCAACCGGCGAAAACATACACGAAAACGGGATATTAGATATGACGATCGTGCCGGCACGTATCACGGAGGCAACGGATACTCAGGCACGCACCATCGCGCGACAGGTCGCTGAAAAATTGGATTATCATGGCGTACTTGCCGTTGAAATGTTTGTCATGCCGGATGGACGCGTATTGGTCAACGAAATGGCACCCCGCCCTCATAATAGCGCGCACTATACGCTGGATGCATGCATTACGGATCAATTCGAACAGCAAGTACGCGTACTTTGCGGTTTACCGGCAGGTGATCCTACTTTATTAACTCCTGTTGTGATGGTGAACCTTCTCGGTGACCTTTGGGGAAGCCAACAACCGCACTGGGAAAAACTTTTTTCACATACACACGTAAAACTTCATTTGTACGGAAAATCCGAAGCCCGGCCAGGGCGAAAAATGGGGCACTTTAACATACTGGATCGCAACATCGAAAATGCCATCGCACTTGGACGCCAACTCAAAAAGGATATCGCTTATGAAACGAGGTAA
- a CDS encoding DUF1684 domain-containing protein: MKRGKFFLFTGLSILLLFISACQKKNAPIITDAAYVQEINAWHALREANLKKEKGWLNLVGLHWLKEGDNTFGSDSSNQLIFPPQAPPFAGIFTLQKGVITLTVKKDVIITADGKTISSSVLKDDSDSLMTRLAMGSFRFYVIKRNGEYAIRLKDLESPLLKSFQGIDRYTVDKNWQTHATIKKYDPMKIILIPTILGTVDSMKCPGLLTFTIDDQTYTLEPVLEDGSDDLFIIFGDRTNGSETYGGGRFLYSKMPAHGDSVIVDFNKAYNPPCVFTDYATCPLPPLQNKLPIPIKAGEKMWGHKKH; this comes from the coding sequence ATGAAACGAGGTAAGTTTTTTCTCTTTACCGGATTGTCCATACTGCTTCTCTTCATAAGCGCCTGTCAAAAAAAGAATGCACCGATCATAACCGATGCCGCTTACGTACAGGAGATCAACGCATGGCACGCGCTACGGGAAGCCAATCTGAAAAAAGAAAAAGGATGGCTCAATTTAGTCGGATTGCATTGGCTCAAAGAGGGCGATAACACGTTCGGAAGCGATTCCTCCAATCAGCTTATTTTTCCTCCGCAGGCACCTCCATTTGCCGGAATTTTTACTCTTCAAAAAGGAGTCATCACATTAACTGTAAAAAAAGATGTCATCATAACCGCTGACGGCAAAACAATTTCTTCTTCCGTTTTGAAAGATGACTCTGACTCACTAATGACGCGCCTGGCGATGGGTTCCTTTCGTTTTTATGTGATCAAACGAAACGGCGAATACGCCATTCGTCTCAAAGATTTAGAAAGCCCTTTGCTAAAATCGTTTCAAGGCATTGATCGTTACACCGTTGATAAGAACTGGCAAACGCATGCCACAATTAAAAAATACGATCCGATGAAAATAATCCTAATACCTACCATTTTGGGAACCGTGGATTCGATGAAATGCCCCGGGCTTTTGACGTTTACGATAGATGATCAAACCTATACACTCGAACCGGTATTGGAAGATGGTTCGGATGACTTATTCATTATTTTTGGTGACCGCACCAACGGATCGGAAACTTACGGCGGCGGTCGTTTTCTTTACTCCAAAATGCCGGCTCATGGCGATTCGGTCATCGTAGATTTTAATAAAGCCTATAACCCGCCCTGCGTATTTACGGATTATGCCACCTGCCCGTTGCCGCCTCTACAAAACAAACTGCCGATACCGATAAAAGCCGGCGAAAAAATGTGGGGCCATAAAAAACATTAA
- a CDS encoding GAF domain-containing protein — protein MSISLQEYFHAIAEATYGKIGDDFFKSLVRNLSSVLQMEFAMVTECANSEKSRLRTIAHWIGMDYGKNFEYDITHTPCQMVIHGGLQCYTEDLPAQFPLEKELSEIRATSYIGIPLKKSNGEIVGHLALLDTRPILDAEIKASILKIFASRAEAELERLQDKRERERLIHELQESLELVQTLRGMLPICASCKKIRDDKGYWNRIEEYVERHSGAQFTHGICPECSVKLYPDL, from the coding sequence ATGTCTATATCGCTGCAGGAATATTTTCATGCCATCGCTGAAGCTACTTACGGAAAGATCGGTGATGATTTTTTTAAATCGTTGGTTCGCAACCTCAGTTCCGTTTTACAAATGGAGTTTGCGATGGTTACGGAATGCGCAAACTCAGAAAAAAGCAGACTGCGTACCATTGCACATTGGATCGGGATGGATTACGGAAAAAATTTCGAATATGATATTACCCATACACCTTGTCAGATGGTCATTCATGGCGGATTGCAGTGTTATACGGAGGATTTGCCGGCTCAATTTCCTCTCGAAAAAGAGCTTTCTGAAATACGAGCGACGAGTTATATCGGCATTCCTTTGAAAAAATCAAACGGAGAAATAGTCGGCCATCTGGCGCTTTTGGATACGCGTCCTATTTTAGATGCGGAAATTAAAGCCAGTATTTTGAAAATTTTTGCATCACGTGCCGAAGCCGAATTAGAACGCTTACAGGATAAACGTGAAAGAGAGCGATTGATTCACGAATTGCAGGAAAGCCTCGAACTTGTTCAAACTCTTCGAGGCATGTTACCGATTTGTGCGTCGTGCAAAAAAATTCGCGATGATAAAGGTTACTGGAATAGGATCGAAGAATATGTAGAGCGGCATTCGGGTGCGCAATTTACACACGGCATTTGCCCAGAATGTTCGGTCAAACTCTACCCTGACCTTTAA
- a CDS encoding 3-isopropylmalate dehydrogenase — translation MKRIAVIPGDGIGTDVINEALKVIEAVQTRKPMDIKLTTMDYGAEKYLKTKVTMPEEQYDDFRNNYHAILMGAFGDPRVPGNEHAKDILLGTRFKLDLYVNFRPVKLLDERFCPLKNKTVHDVNFTVFRENTEGLYVSVGGIFKKNTPDEIAIQEEVNTRKGVERIIRYAFEFASKNGHKKVAMADKSNAMTYGHNLWYRCFFEVAKEYPQIQAKHFYIDALAMMMIREPEMFEVIVTNNLFGDIITDIGAQLQGGMGLAASGNINPNGVSMFEPVHGSAPDIAGKDIANPVASILTAEMMLRHLGFTTQADMIDRAVRVAIQKNKLTKELGGTEGTKACGNFIAEVIRAEN, via the coding sequence ATGAAGCGCATAGCCGTAATTCCCGGAGATGGGATAGGAACTGATGTAATAAATGAAGCACTAAAAGTCATTGAAGCGGTCCAAACGCGTAAGCCGATGGATATCAAGTTGACCACGATGGATTATGGCGCCGAAAAGTATCTGAAAACCAAGGTAACGATGCCGGAAGAGCAATACGATGATTTCCGGAATAACTACCACGCCATTCTCATGGGCGCGTTCGGTGACCCGCGTGTTCCCGGTAACGAGCATGCAAAAGATATTCTTCTAGGTACGCGCTTTAAACTGGATCTCTATGTCAATTTCCGTCCTGTCAAATTGTTGGATGAGCGGTTTTGCCCTCTGAAAAATAAAACCGTTCACGATGTCAATTTTACGGTTTTCCGTGAGAATACGGAAGGTCTCTATGTCAGTGTTGGCGGTATTTTCAAGAAAAACACTCCCGATGAAATCGCCATTCAAGAGGAAGTCAATACACGCAAAGGCGTGGAGCGCATTATCCGTTATGCGTTTGAATTTGCCTCCAAAAACGGACATAAAAAAGTCGCCATGGCGGACAAAAGCAATGCGATGACATATGGTCATAACCTTTGGTATCGTTGCTTCTTTGAAGTGGCCAAAGAATATCCGCAAATCCAGGCCAAACATTTTTATATTGATGCCCTCGCCATGATGATGATCCGTGAACCGGAAATGTTTGAAGTCATTGTTACCAATAATTTATTTGGCGACATCATTACGGATATCGGAGCACAGCTTCAAGGCGGTATGGGCCTTGCAGCTTCAGGTAATATCAATCCGAATGGCGTTTCCATGTTCGAACCGGTACATGGTAGCGCACCGGACATTGCCGGTAAAGATATCGCCAACCCTGTGGCTTCTATTCTGACAGCCGAAATGATGCTTCGTCATCTCGGATTTACTACTCAGGCCGATATGATCGACCGCGCTGTACGCGTCGCCATACAAAAAAACAAGTTAACCAAAGAACTGGGCGGCACCGAAGGAACAAAAGCCTGCGGTAATTTTATTGCTGAAGTGATTCGCGCTGAAAATTAG
- the rfaD gene encoding ADP-glyceromanno-heptose 6-epimerase: MILLTGGAGFIGSAMLRKLNDLGHDKIIVVDNLGTSDKWKNLIGKRFTDYLHKDEFLRLLDNKAYFDDTTAVIHMGACSATTEQDADYLMRNNYHYSKRVARWALARNVRFIYASSAATYGGGELGFTDNDAQMPSLKPLNKYGYSKHIFDLWILQERLQSRVAGLKFFNVFGPNEYHKGDMRSLVNKAFYQVLESEKIRLFKSHRPDYADGAQVRDFVYIKDTVDIIAWLLEYRDVGGIFNLGTGKARSWNDLAKAVFHAMNKPVLIEYFDMPEMIRNAYQYHTEATMKKLQDASCPIRFRTLEESVKDYVQNYLSSNAYL; this comes from the coding sequence ATGATCCTTCTCACCGGCGGCGCGGGTTTTATCGGCAGCGCCATGTTACGTAAGCTCAACGATCTGGGACATGATAAAATCATCGTGGTGGATAATCTGGGAACCAGCGATAAATGGAAAAATCTTATCGGTAAACGCTTTACCGATTATCTTCACAAAGATGAATTCCTGCGATTGCTAGACAATAAAGCCTACTTTGATGATACGACAGCGGTTATCCATATGGGTGCCTGCTCGGCCACGACGGAACAAGATGCCGATTATCTTATGCGAAATAATTATCACTACTCCAAACGCGTAGCACGTTGGGCATTGGCACGCAACGTACGTTTTATTTATGCCAGCAGCGCGGCTACCTACGGCGGCGGCGAATTAGGCTTTACCGATAACGATGCGCAAATGCCCTCGCTCAAACCTCTGAATAAATATGGTTATTCCAAGCACATTTTTGATCTTTGGATTTTACAGGAGCGATTACAATCCCGGGTAGCCGGTTTAAAATTTTTTAACGTGTTCGGCCCAAACGAATATCACAAAGGCGATATGCGAAGCCTCGTAAACAAAGCCTTTTATCAAGTTTTAGAAAGCGAAAAAATTCGACTCTTTAAATCTCATCGACCGGATTACGCGGATGGCGCTCAAGTCCGCGATTTTGTATACATCAAAGACACGGTAGATATCATAGCTTGGCTCTTAGAATACCGCGATGTAGGTGGGATTTTTAATCTCGGGACAGGAAAGGCTCGTTCGTGGAATGATCTCGCAAAGGCTGTGTTTCATGCAATGAACAAACCCGTGTTAATCGAGTATTTTGATATGCCGGAGATGATTCGCAATGCATATCAATACCATACGGAAGCAACCATGAAAAAACTACAAGATGCCAGTTGTCCGATTCGATTTCGAACACTTGAGGAGTCGGTGAAAGACTACGTACAGAATTATCTTTCTAGCAATGCTTATTTATAG
- a CDS encoding response regulator: MIKQKTILLVEDNEVNMRLVERTIKNPAYTIVSAGNGEEALERAAQYKPDLIILDIQIPKMDGYAVARTLKADPALKHIPIIALTAHAMKGDEEKILAAGCDSYVSKPIEVSKFREKINDLLSDKS; encoded by the coding sequence ATGATAAAGCAAAAAACAATACTGCTGGTGGAAGACAATGAAGTCAATATGCGGCTTGTGGAACGTACGATCAAAAATCCGGCTTATACGATCGTAAGCGCCGGTAACGGTGAAGAAGCCTTGGAACGCGCTGCACAGTACAAACCGGATTTGATTATTTTGGATATTCAAATTCCTAAAATGGACGGTTATGCGGTCGCGCGAACTCTCAAAGCGGATCCGGCGTTGAAGCATATTCCCATTATTGCATTGACGGCGCACGCGATGAAAGGGGATGAGGAAAAAATTTTAGCAGCAGGGTGTGACAGCTACGTCAGCAAACCTATCGAGGTGTCGAAATTTCGCGAAAAAATCAACGATCTCTTGTCCGATAAATCGTAA